One window from the genome of Zonotrichia leucophrys gambelii isolate GWCS_2022_RI chromosome 27, RI_Zleu_2.0, whole genome shotgun sequence encodes:
- the KCNH4 gene encoding potassium voltage-gated channel subfamily H member 4 isoform X4: protein MPVMKGLLAPQNTFLDTIATRFDGTHSNFILANAQGRCGFPIVYCSDGFCDLTGFARTEVMQKNCSCRFLCGADTSEPALQGIEKALDSRQEYQTEVCFYKKSGAAFWCLLDIMPIKNEKGEVVLFLFSFKDITESRGRSCPGDKKEEKQTSEKQRSKKPGSSHLRAARRQGRTMLHQLSSQFARRDRGEMKINRNVFENKPSIPEYKVASVQKSRFILLHYSIFKALWDWLILLATFYVAITVPYNVCFTGTEDSLSAARSTIVSDIAVEMLFILDIILNFRTTYVSQSGQVVYDPRSICIHYVATWFFVDLIAALPFDLLYIFNVTVTSLVHLLKTVRLLRLLRLLQKLDRYSQYSAMVLTLLMSMFALLAHWMACIWYVIGRQELESNDPRTWDIGWLHELGKRLEAPYINNSVGGPSIRSAYIASLYFTLSSLTSVGFGNVCANTDTEKIFSICTMLIGALMHAVVFGNVTAIIQRMYSRRSLYHTRMKDLKDFIRVHHLPQQLKQRMLEYFQTTWSVNNGIDANELLHDFPDELRADVAMHLNKDILQLPIFETASRGCLRSLSLHIKTSFCAPGEYLLRQGDALQANYFVCSGSLEVLKDNVVLAILGKGDLIGADLCRTDQVIKTNADVKALTYCDLQHIGLRGLCEVLQLYPEYASKFTADIHQDLTFNLREGSETEGLCRYSRSPRLPPAPQPRPESGAAPEKPLPSIVEDDEEPDEVFQQPPASSSRRKLLLPALSSSVRRGSLSSLLGDELCPVPALRHSCPAPARGSRSPSPQCRRDRERGAGVGRRPAKLLIPSLHSYNPPDLSPRVVDGIEDNGGTSEAQTFCFSTEPPSAARDSPSSAGTDPGGPALAMEAEQIKQNISRLNQEVCWGPQITHLNQEVSHLSRQLQSMMELLRAHLPACPCRLPAAVPVPASPPVPPSSLSSPSGSPRAKRCPVRSRSAHAAALHPGLGTEGPRPPRGDDPDPRRGSDSQPPPPPPLPPPRSARSFPGCSAGAWCRARPQPRSGSTSSH from the exons ATGCCGGTGATGAAGGGGCTGCTGGCGCCGCAGAACACCTTCCTGGACACCATCGCCACCCGCTTCGATGGCACAC ACAGCAACTTCATCCTGGCCAACGCTCAGGGCCGCTGTGGCTTCCCCATCGTGTACTGCTCCGATGGCTTCTGCGACCTCACCGGCTTCGCGCGCACCGAGGTCATGCAGAAGAACTGCAGCTGCCGCTTCCTCTGCGGGGCTGACACCAGCGAGCCCGCCCTGCAGGGCATCGAGAAGGCCCTGGACAGCAGGCAGGAGTACCAGACTGAGGTCTGCTTCTACAAAAAGAGCG GAGCTGCCTTCTGGTGCCTGCTGGACATCATGCCCATCAAGAACGAAAAGGGGGAGGTGgtgctcttcctcttctccttcaaGGACATCACAGAGAGccgaggcaggagctgccctggtgaCAAGAAAGAGG AGAAGCAGACGAGTGAGAAGCAGAGGAGTAAgaagcctggcagctcccacctgAGGGCTGCACGGAGGCAGGGCCGGACCATGCTGCACCAGCTCAGCAGCCAGTTTGCCCGCAGGGACCGTGGAGAGATGAAAATCAACCGT AATGTGTTTGAGAACAAGCCGTCCATCCCCGAGTACAAGGTGGCCTCGGTGCAGAAATCCCGCTTCATCCTGCTCCACTACAGCATCTTCAAGGCTCTCTGGGACTGGCTGATCCTGCTGGCCACCTTCTACGTGGCTATCACTGTCCCCTACAACGTCTGCTTCACGGGCACAGAGGACAGTCTGTCAGCTGCTCGCAGCACCATCGTCAGCGACATCGCTGTGGAGATGCTCTTCATCCTCG ATATCATCCTCAACTTCCGGACAACGTACGTCAGCCAGTCGGGCCAGGTTGTGTACGACCCTCGCTCCATCTGCATCCACTACGTGGCCACCTGGTTCTTCGTGGATCTGATTGCTGCTCTGCCCTTCGATCTGCTCTACATCTTCAACGTGACCGTG ACCTCGCTGGTTCACCTGCTGAAGACGGTGCggctgctgcggctgctgcggctgctgcaGAAGCTGGACCGCTACTCGCAGTACAGCGCCATGGTGCTCACGCTGCTCATGTCCATGTTTGCCCTGCTGGCCCACTGGATGGCCTGCATCTGGTACGTCATCGGCCgccaggagctggagagcaACGACCCACGCACCTGGGACATCG GCTGGCTTCACGAGCTGGGCAAGAGGCTGGAGGCTCCCTACATCAACAATTCCGTGGGGGGCCCCTCCATCCGCAGCGCCTACATCGCCTCCCTCTACTTCACCCTCAGCAGCCTGACCAGCGTGGGCTTTGGGAATGTCTGCGCCAACACCGACACCGAGAAGATCTTCTCCATCTGCACCATGCTCATTGGGG CGCTGATGCACGCCGTGGTGTTCGGCAATGTCACGGCCATCATCCAGCGCATGTACTCGCGCCGCTCGCTCTACCACACCCGCATGAAGGACCTCAAGGACTTCATCCGCGTCCAccacctgccccagcagctcaaGCAGAGGATGCTGGAGTATTTCCAGACCACCTGGTCGGTGAACAACGGCATTGATGCCAATGAG ctgctccacGACTTCCCCGACGAGCTGCGCGCGGACGTGGCCATGCACCTCAACAAGGACATCCTGCAGCTGCCCATCTTCGAGACCGCCAGCCGGGGCTGCCTCCGCTCGCTGTCCCTGCACATCAAAACCTCCTTCTGTGCCCCGGGCGAGTACCTGCTGCGCCAGGGCGACGCCTTGCAGGCCAACTACTTCGTGTGCTCGGGCtccctggaggtgctgaagGACAACGTGGTGCTGGCCATCCTGG gcaAAGGGGATTTGATTGGAGCCGACCTGTGCAGAACGGACCAGGTGATCAAGACCAACGCGGACGTGAAGGCTCTGACCTACTGTGACCTGCAGCACATCGGCCTGCGGGGGCTCTgtgaggtgctgcagctctACCCCGAGTACGCCAGCAAGTTCACAGCCGACATCCACCAGGACCTGACCTTCAACCTGCGCGAGGGCAGCGAGACGGAG GGGCTCTGCCGCTACTCCCGGTCCCCGAGGCTGCCGCCGGCGCCACAG CCTCGTCCGGAGAGCGGCGCTGCCCCGGAGAAGCCCCTTCCCTCCATCgtggaggatgatgaggagCCCGACGAGGTTTTCCAGCAGCcgcctgccagcagctcccgccgcaagctgctgctgccggccCTGAGCAGCTCGGTGCGGCGcggctccctgagcagcctgctggGCGATGAGCTGTGCCCGGTGCCGGCCCTGCGGCAcagctgcccggccccggcccgcggcAGCCGCAGCCCCTCTCCGCAGTGccgcagggacagggagaggggcGCTGGCGTGGGCAGGAGGCCGGCCAAGCTGCTcatcccctccctgcactcGTACAACCCCCCCGACCTCAGCCCCAG GGTCGTGGATGGGATTGAAGACAACGGAGGCACTTCAGAGGCACAAACCTTCTGCTTCAGCACGGAGCCACCGAGTGCGGCGAGGGACTCCCCCAGCTCAG CAGGGACTGACCCCGGCGGCCCAGCCCTGGCGATGGAGGCAGAGCAGATAAAGCAGAACATCAGCAGGCTCAACCAGGAGGTGTGCTGGGGCCCACAG ATCACCCACCTCAACCAGGAGGTTTCTCACCTCAGCCGGCAGCTGCAGAGCAtgatggagctgctcagggctcaccTGCCGGCCTGTCCCTGCCGCCTGCCCGCCGCCGTCCCGGTGCCCGCCTCGCCGCCGGTGCCGCCCAGCTCGCTCAGCTCGCCCAGCGGCAGCCCCCGGGCCAAGCGCTGCCCGGTCCGCAGCCGCTCTGCCCACGCCGCCGCCCTGCACCCCGGGCTGGGCACCGAggggccgcgcccgccgcgggGGGACGACCCCGACCCCCGCCGGGGCTCGGActcgcagccgccgccgccgccgccgctgccgccgccgcgctccgcCCGCTCCTTCCCGGGCTGCTCGGCCGGCGCTTGGTGTCGCGCCCGCCCGCAGCCGCGCTCCGGTTCCACGAGCTCGCACTGA
- the KCNH4 gene encoding potassium voltage-gated channel subfamily H member 4 isoform X5 — protein sequence MPVMKGLLAPQNTFLDTIATRFDGTHSNFILANAQGRCGFPIVYCSDGFCDLTGFARTEVMQKNCSCRFLCGADTSEPALQGIEKALDSRQEYQTEVCFYKKSGAAFWCLLDIMPIKNEKGEVVLFLFSFKDITESRGRSCPGDKKEEKQTSEKQRSKKPGSSHLRAARRQGRTMLHQLSSQFARRDRGEMKINRNVFENKPSIPEYKVASVQKSRFILLHYSIFKALWDWLILLATFYVAITVPYNVCFTGTEDSLSAARSTIVSDIAVEMLFILDIILNFRTTYVSQSGQVVYDPRSICIHYVATWFFVDLIAALPFDLLYIFNVTVTSLVHLLKTVRLLRLLRLLQKLDRYSQYSAMVLTLLMSMFALLAHWMACIWYVIGRQELESNDPRTWDIGWLHELGKRLEAPYINNSVGGPSIRSAYIASLYFTLSSLTSVGFGNVCANTDTEKIFSICTMLIGALMHAVVFGNVTAIIQRMYSRRSLYHTRMKDLKDFIRVHHLPQQLKQRMLEYFQTTWSVNNGIDANELLHDFPDELRADVAMHLNKDILQLPIFETASRGCLRSLSLHIKTSFCAPGEYLLRQGDALQANYFVCSGSLEVLKDNVVLAILGKGDLIGADLCRTDQVIKTNADVKALTYCDLQHIGLRGLCEVLQLYPEYASKFTADIHQDLTFNLREGSETEGLCRYSRSPRLPPAPQPRPESGAAPEKPLPSIVEDDEEPDEVFQQPPASSSRRKLLLPALSSSVRRGSLSSLLGDELCPVPALRHSCPAPARGSRSPSPQCRRDRERGAGVGRRPAKLLIPSLHSYNPPDLSPRVVDGIEDNGGTSEAQTFCFSTEPPSAARDSPSSAGTDPGGPALAMEAEQIKQNISRLNQEITHLNQEVSHLSRQLQSMMELLRAHLPACPCRLPAAVPVPASPPVPPSSLSSPSGSPRAKRCPVRSRSAHAAALHPGLGTEGPRPPRGDDPDPRRGSDSQPPPPPPLPPPRSARSFPGCSAGAWCRARPQPRSGSTSSH from the exons ATGCCGGTGATGAAGGGGCTGCTGGCGCCGCAGAACACCTTCCTGGACACCATCGCCACCCGCTTCGATGGCACAC ACAGCAACTTCATCCTGGCCAACGCTCAGGGCCGCTGTGGCTTCCCCATCGTGTACTGCTCCGATGGCTTCTGCGACCTCACCGGCTTCGCGCGCACCGAGGTCATGCAGAAGAACTGCAGCTGCCGCTTCCTCTGCGGGGCTGACACCAGCGAGCCCGCCCTGCAGGGCATCGAGAAGGCCCTGGACAGCAGGCAGGAGTACCAGACTGAGGTCTGCTTCTACAAAAAGAGCG GAGCTGCCTTCTGGTGCCTGCTGGACATCATGCCCATCAAGAACGAAAAGGGGGAGGTGgtgctcttcctcttctccttcaaGGACATCACAGAGAGccgaggcaggagctgccctggtgaCAAGAAAGAGG AGAAGCAGACGAGTGAGAAGCAGAGGAGTAAgaagcctggcagctcccacctgAGGGCTGCACGGAGGCAGGGCCGGACCATGCTGCACCAGCTCAGCAGCCAGTTTGCCCGCAGGGACCGTGGAGAGATGAAAATCAACCGT AATGTGTTTGAGAACAAGCCGTCCATCCCCGAGTACAAGGTGGCCTCGGTGCAGAAATCCCGCTTCATCCTGCTCCACTACAGCATCTTCAAGGCTCTCTGGGACTGGCTGATCCTGCTGGCCACCTTCTACGTGGCTATCACTGTCCCCTACAACGTCTGCTTCACGGGCACAGAGGACAGTCTGTCAGCTGCTCGCAGCACCATCGTCAGCGACATCGCTGTGGAGATGCTCTTCATCCTCG ATATCATCCTCAACTTCCGGACAACGTACGTCAGCCAGTCGGGCCAGGTTGTGTACGACCCTCGCTCCATCTGCATCCACTACGTGGCCACCTGGTTCTTCGTGGATCTGATTGCTGCTCTGCCCTTCGATCTGCTCTACATCTTCAACGTGACCGTG ACCTCGCTGGTTCACCTGCTGAAGACGGTGCggctgctgcggctgctgcggctgctgcaGAAGCTGGACCGCTACTCGCAGTACAGCGCCATGGTGCTCACGCTGCTCATGTCCATGTTTGCCCTGCTGGCCCACTGGATGGCCTGCATCTGGTACGTCATCGGCCgccaggagctggagagcaACGACCCACGCACCTGGGACATCG GCTGGCTTCACGAGCTGGGCAAGAGGCTGGAGGCTCCCTACATCAACAATTCCGTGGGGGGCCCCTCCATCCGCAGCGCCTACATCGCCTCCCTCTACTTCACCCTCAGCAGCCTGACCAGCGTGGGCTTTGGGAATGTCTGCGCCAACACCGACACCGAGAAGATCTTCTCCATCTGCACCATGCTCATTGGGG CGCTGATGCACGCCGTGGTGTTCGGCAATGTCACGGCCATCATCCAGCGCATGTACTCGCGCCGCTCGCTCTACCACACCCGCATGAAGGACCTCAAGGACTTCATCCGCGTCCAccacctgccccagcagctcaaGCAGAGGATGCTGGAGTATTTCCAGACCACCTGGTCGGTGAACAACGGCATTGATGCCAATGAG ctgctccacGACTTCCCCGACGAGCTGCGCGCGGACGTGGCCATGCACCTCAACAAGGACATCCTGCAGCTGCCCATCTTCGAGACCGCCAGCCGGGGCTGCCTCCGCTCGCTGTCCCTGCACATCAAAACCTCCTTCTGTGCCCCGGGCGAGTACCTGCTGCGCCAGGGCGACGCCTTGCAGGCCAACTACTTCGTGTGCTCGGGCtccctggaggtgctgaagGACAACGTGGTGCTGGCCATCCTGG gcaAAGGGGATTTGATTGGAGCCGACCTGTGCAGAACGGACCAGGTGATCAAGACCAACGCGGACGTGAAGGCTCTGACCTACTGTGACCTGCAGCACATCGGCCTGCGGGGGCTCTgtgaggtgctgcagctctACCCCGAGTACGCCAGCAAGTTCACAGCCGACATCCACCAGGACCTGACCTTCAACCTGCGCGAGGGCAGCGAGACGGAG GGGCTCTGCCGCTACTCCCGGTCCCCGAGGCTGCCGCCGGCGCCACAG CCTCGTCCGGAGAGCGGCGCTGCCCCGGAGAAGCCCCTTCCCTCCATCgtggaggatgatgaggagCCCGACGAGGTTTTCCAGCAGCcgcctgccagcagctcccgccgcaagctgctgctgccggccCTGAGCAGCTCGGTGCGGCGcggctccctgagcagcctgctggGCGATGAGCTGTGCCCGGTGCCGGCCCTGCGGCAcagctgcccggccccggcccgcggcAGCCGCAGCCCCTCTCCGCAGTGccgcagggacagggagaggggcGCTGGCGTGGGCAGGAGGCCGGCCAAGCTGCTcatcccctccctgcactcGTACAACCCCCCCGACCTCAGCCCCAG GGTCGTGGATGGGATTGAAGACAACGGAGGCACTTCAGAGGCACAAACCTTCTGCTTCAGCACGGAGCCACCGAGTGCGGCGAGGGACTCCCCCAGCTCAG CAGGGACTGACCCCGGCGGCCCAGCCCTGGCGATGGAGGCAGAGCAGATAAAGCAGAACATCAGCAGGCTCAACCAGGAG ATCACCCACCTCAACCAGGAGGTTTCTCACCTCAGCCGGCAGCTGCAGAGCAtgatggagctgctcagggctcaccTGCCGGCCTGTCCCTGCCGCCTGCCCGCCGCCGTCCCGGTGCCCGCCTCGCCGCCGGTGCCGCCCAGCTCGCTCAGCTCGCCCAGCGGCAGCCCCCGGGCCAAGCGCTGCCCGGTCCGCAGCCGCTCTGCCCACGCCGCCGCCCTGCACCCCGGGCTGGGCACCGAggggccgcgcccgccgcgggGGGACGACCCCGACCCCCGCCGGGGCTCGGActcgcagccgccgccgccgccgccgctgccgccgccgcgctccgcCCGCTCCTTCCCGGGCTGCTCGGCCGGCGCTTGGTGTCGCGCCCGCCCGCAGCCGCGCTCCGGTTCCACGAGCTCGCACTGA
- the KCNH4 gene encoding potassium voltage-gated channel subfamily H member 4 isoform X6 produces the protein MPVMKGLLAPQNTFLDTIATRFDGTHSNFILANAQGRCGFPIVYCSDGFCDLTGFARTEVMQKNCSCRFLCGADTSEPALQGIEKALDSRQEYQTEVCFYKKSGAAFWCLLDIMPIKNEKGEVVLFLFSFKDITESRGRSCPGDKKEEKQTSEKQRSKKPGSSHLRAARRQGRTMLHQLSSQFARRDRGEMKINRNVFENKPSIPEYKVASVQKSRFILLHYSIFKALWDWLILLATFYVAITVPYNVCFTGTEDSLSAARSTIVSDIAVEMLFILDIILNFRTTYVSQSGQVVYDPRSICIHYVATWFFVDLIAALPFDLLYIFNVTVTSLVHLLKTVRLLRLLRLLQKLDRYSQYSAMVLTLLMSMFALLAHWMACIWYVIGRQELESNDPRTWDIGWLHELGKRLEAPYINNSVGGPSIRSAYIASLYFTLSSLTSVGFGNVCANTDTEKIFSICTMLIGALMHAVVFGNVTAIIQRMYSRRSLYHTRMKDLKDFIRVHHLPQQLKQRMLEYFQTTWSVNNGIDANELLHDFPDELRADVAMHLNKDILQLPIFETASRGCLRSLSLHIKTSFCAPGEYLLRQGDALQANYFVCSGSLEVLKDNVVLAILGKGDLIGADLCRTDQVIKTNADVKALTYCDLQHIGLRGLCEVLQLYPEYASKFTADIHQDLTFNLREGSETEGLCRYSRSPRLPPAPQPRPESGAAPEKPLPSIVEDDEEPDEVFQQPPASSSRRKLLLPALSSSVRRGSLSSLLGDELCPVPALRHSCPAPARGSRSPSPQCRRDRERGAGVGRRPAKLLIPSLHSYNPPDLSPRVVDGIEDNGGTSEAQTFCFSTEPPSAARDSPSSGTDPGGPALAMEAEQIKQNISRLNQEITHLNQEVSHLSRQLQSMMELLRAHLPACPCRLPAAVPVPASPPVPPSSLSSPSGSPRAKRCPVRSRSAHAAALHPGLGTEGPRPPRGDDPDPRRGSDSQPPPPPPLPPPRSARSFPGCSAGAWCRARPQPRSGSTSSH, from the exons ATGCCGGTGATGAAGGGGCTGCTGGCGCCGCAGAACACCTTCCTGGACACCATCGCCACCCGCTTCGATGGCACAC ACAGCAACTTCATCCTGGCCAACGCTCAGGGCCGCTGTGGCTTCCCCATCGTGTACTGCTCCGATGGCTTCTGCGACCTCACCGGCTTCGCGCGCACCGAGGTCATGCAGAAGAACTGCAGCTGCCGCTTCCTCTGCGGGGCTGACACCAGCGAGCCCGCCCTGCAGGGCATCGAGAAGGCCCTGGACAGCAGGCAGGAGTACCAGACTGAGGTCTGCTTCTACAAAAAGAGCG GAGCTGCCTTCTGGTGCCTGCTGGACATCATGCCCATCAAGAACGAAAAGGGGGAGGTGgtgctcttcctcttctccttcaaGGACATCACAGAGAGccgaggcaggagctgccctggtgaCAAGAAAGAGG AGAAGCAGACGAGTGAGAAGCAGAGGAGTAAgaagcctggcagctcccacctgAGGGCTGCACGGAGGCAGGGCCGGACCATGCTGCACCAGCTCAGCAGCCAGTTTGCCCGCAGGGACCGTGGAGAGATGAAAATCAACCGT AATGTGTTTGAGAACAAGCCGTCCATCCCCGAGTACAAGGTGGCCTCGGTGCAGAAATCCCGCTTCATCCTGCTCCACTACAGCATCTTCAAGGCTCTCTGGGACTGGCTGATCCTGCTGGCCACCTTCTACGTGGCTATCACTGTCCCCTACAACGTCTGCTTCACGGGCACAGAGGACAGTCTGTCAGCTGCTCGCAGCACCATCGTCAGCGACATCGCTGTGGAGATGCTCTTCATCCTCG ATATCATCCTCAACTTCCGGACAACGTACGTCAGCCAGTCGGGCCAGGTTGTGTACGACCCTCGCTCCATCTGCATCCACTACGTGGCCACCTGGTTCTTCGTGGATCTGATTGCTGCTCTGCCCTTCGATCTGCTCTACATCTTCAACGTGACCGTG ACCTCGCTGGTTCACCTGCTGAAGACGGTGCggctgctgcggctgctgcggctgctgcaGAAGCTGGACCGCTACTCGCAGTACAGCGCCATGGTGCTCACGCTGCTCATGTCCATGTTTGCCCTGCTGGCCCACTGGATGGCCTGCATCTGGTACGTCATCGGCCgccaggagctggagagcaACGACCCACGCACCTGGGACATCG GCTGGCTTCACGAGCTGGGCAAGAGGCTGGAGGCTCCCTACATCAACAATTCCGTGGGGGGCCCCTCCATCCGCAGCGCCTACATCGCCTCCCTCTACTTCACCCTCAGCAGCCTGACCAGCGTGGGCTTTGGGAATGTCTGCGCCAACACCGACACCGAGAAGATCTTCTCCATCTGCACCATGCTCATTGGGG CGCTGATGCACGCCGTGGTGTTCGGCAATGTCACGGCCATCATCCAGCGCATGTACTCGCGCCGCTCGCTCTACCACACCCGCATGAAGGACCTCAAGGACTTCATCCGCGTCCAccacctgccccagcagctcaaGCAGAGGATGCTGGAGTATTTCCAGACCACCTGGTCGGTGAACAACGGCATTGATGCCAATGAG ctgctccacGACTTCCCCGACGAGCTGCGCGCGGACGTGGCCATGCACCTCAACAAGGACATCCTGCAGCTGCCCATCTTCGAGACCGCCAGCCGGGGCTGCCTCCGCTCGCTGTCCCTGCACATCAAAACCTCCTTCTGTGCCCCGGGCGAGTACCTGCTGCGCCAGGGCGACGCCTTGCAGGCCAACTACTTCGTGTGCTCGGGCtccctggaggtgctgaagGACAACGTGGTGCTGGCCATCCTGG gcaAAGGGGATTTGATTGGAGCCGACCTGTGCAGAACGGACCAGGTGATCAAGACCAACGCGGACGTGAAGGCTCTGACCTACTGTGACCTGCAGCACATCGGCCTGCGGGGGCTCTgtgaggtgctgcagctctACCCCGAGTACGCCAGCAAGTTCACAGCCGACATCCACCAGGACCTGACCTTCAACCTGCGCGAGGGCAGCGAGACGGAG GGGCTCTGCCGCTACTCCCGGTCCCCGAGGCTGCCGCCGGCGCCACAG CCTCGTCCGGAGAGCGGCGCTGCCCCGGAGAAGCCCCTTCCCTCCATCgtggaggatgatgaggagCCCGACGAGGTTTTCCAGCAGCcgcctgccagcagctcccgccgcaagctgctgctgccggccCTGAGCAGCTCGGTGCGGCGcggctccctgagcagcctgctggGCGATGAGCTGTGCCCGGTGCCGGCCCTGCGGCAcagctgcccggccccggcccgcggcAGCCGCAGCCCCTCTCCGCAGTGccgcagggacagggagaggggcGCTGGCGTGGGCAGGAGGCCGGCCAAGCTGCTcatcccctccctgcactcGTACAACCCCCCCGACCTCAGCCCCAG GGTCGTGGATGGGATTGAAGACAACGGAGGCACTTCAGAGGCACAAACCTTCTGCTTCAGCACGGAGCCACCGAGTGCGGCGAGGGACTCCCCCAGCTCAG GGACTGACCCCGGCGGCCCAGCCCTGGCGATGGAGGCAGAGCAGATAAAGCAGAACATCAGCAGGCTCAACCAGGAG ATCACCCACCTCAACCAGGAGGTTTCTCACCTCAGCCGGCAGCTGCAGAGCAtgatggagctgctcagggctcaccTGCCGGCCTGTCCCTGCCGCCTGCCCGCCGCCGTCCCGGTGCCCGCCTCGCCGCCGGTGCCGCCCAGCTCGCTCAGCTCGCCCAGCGGCAGCCCCCGGGCCAAGCGCTGCCCGGTCCGCAGCCGCTCTGCCCACGCCGCCGCCCTGCACCCCGGGCTGGGCACCGAggggccgcgcccgccgcgggGGGACGACCCCGACCCCCGCCGGGGCTCGGActcgcagccgccgccgccgccgccgctgccgccgccgcgctccgcCCGCTCCTTCCCGGGCTGCTCGGCCGGCGCTTGGTGTCGCGCCCGCCCGCAGCCGCGCTCCGGTTCCACGAGCTCGCACTGA